ACCGTCCTGTCCGAGGACGACTTCTCGGCGGTCGGTGCGGCGACTGCGGCCGTCATCGCCGAGTTCGTGAGGGACTCCTCCGGGGTCTGGAACTTCCACGACACGGTGCGCGGATTCGACGGGGACGCCGACTCGTTCGCCGCGGCCATGGGAAGCCGTCCGCCCGGAGCGTGACGCGCCGGGCGGACAAGCGAAGGGGGCGGGCAGGAACTCCACGATCGGAGTCCTGCCCGCCCCCTTCGGCAAGGCCGTAGCCCCTCTCGGGGCATCCGGTTCGGTCAGCTGCAACCGCTGGTCGAGCCGCAGCCCTCGCAGATGTAGCAGGAACCGGCGCGCTGCATCTTCGTACCGCAGGAGAAGCAGAGCGGCGCGTCGGCACTGATGCCGAGCTGCATCTCGACCAGTTCGGCCGAGGTGTGCGCCGTCTTCGGAGCCGGCGTGCCGGCCTCCTGCACCGGGGCCACGGCCTTCAGCGGCTCCGGCTGCCGCACCGGGGCCGACTGGGCCAGGCTCTCGGCCTCCAGCTGCTCCTCCTCGAACGTCGGCTCGTAGGAGCCGGTGTCGAGGTGGCGCTGACGCTCCTCGGCGGAGTGGATACCGAGTGCCGAGCGGGTCTCGAAGGGCAGGAAGTCCAGCGCCAGGCGGCGGAAGATGTAGTCGACGATCGACTGCGCCATCCGCACGTCCGGGTCGTCCGTCATGCCGGCCGGCTCGAAGCGCATGTTGGTGAACTTCGAGACGTACGTCTCCAGCGGAACGCCGTACTGCAGGCCCACCGAGACGGCGATGGAGAAGGCGTCCATCATGCCCGCGAGGGTCGAGCCCTGCTTGGACATCTTCAGGAAGACCTCGCCGAGACCGTCGTCCGGGTAGGAGTTGGCGGTCATGTAACCCTCGGCGCCGCCCACCGTGAAGGAGGTGGTGATGCCGGGCCGGCCCTTGGGCAGACGCTTGCGGACCGGGCGGTACTCGACGACCTTCTCGACCGCGGTACGGATGGTGTCCTCGGCCTTGGCCGTGACGGCCTCCTTCTCCTTCTCCTTGGTCTTCGCGGAGAGGGGCTGGCCGACCTTGCAGTTGTCGCGGTAGATCGCGAGCGCCTTGACGCCCATCTTCCACGCCTCGAAGTAGACCTCTTCGACGTCCTCGACGGTGGCCGTCTCCGGCAGGTTCACCGTCTTGGAGAGCGCACCGGAGATCCACGGCTGGATGGCCGCCATCATCCGGACGTGGCCCATCGCGGAGATGGAACGCTCGCCCATCGCGCAGTCGAAGACCTCGTAGTGCTCGGTCTTCAGGCCGGGGGCGTCGATCACGTTGCCGTTCTCGGCGATGTGGGCGACGACCGCCTCGATCTGCTCCTCCTGGTAACCCAGGCGGCGCAGGGCCTGCGGGACGGTGCCGTTGACGATCTGCATCGAGCCGCCGCCGACCAGCTTCTTGAACTTGACCAGGGCGAGGTCGGGCTCGAGGCCGGTGGTGTCGCAGGACATCGCGAGACCGATGGTGCCGGTGGGCGCGATGACCGAGGCCTGCGCGTTACGGAAACCGTTCTTCGCGCCGAGGCGGATGACGTCCTGCCAGGCCTCCGTCGCGGCGGCCCAGACGGGGTTGTCCAGGTCGTCGGCGTGCACGGCCACCGCGTTGGCGTCGGCGTGCTGCTTCATCACGCGCTGGTGCGGCTCGGCGTTGCGGGCGTAGCCGTCGTACGGGCCGACGACCGCGGCCAGCTCGGCGGAGCGCTTGTACGAGGTGCCGGTCATCAGCGAGGTGATGGCACCGGCGAGCGCGCGGCCGCCGTCGCTGTCGTACGCGTGGCCGGTCGCCATCAGCAGGGCGCCGAGGTTGGCGTAACCGATGCCCAGCTGACGGAAGGCGCGGGTGTTCTCACCGATCTTCTCGGTGGGGAAGTCCGCGAAGCAGATGGAGATGTCCATCGCGGTGATGACCAGCTCGACGACCTTGGCGAAGCGCTCGGACTCGAAGGACTGGTTGCCCAGGCCGTCGTCCTTGAGGAACTTCATCAGGTTCAGCGAGGCGAGGTTGCACGAGGTGTTGTCCAGGTGCATGTACTCGCTGCACGGGTTCGAGCCGTTGATCCGGCCGGACTCCGGGCAGGTGTGCCAGGCGTTGATGGTGTCGTCGTACTGGATGCCCGGGTCGGCGCAGGCCCAGGCGGCCTCGGCCATCTTGCGGAAGAGGGACTTGGCCTCGACCTCTTCGATGACGTCGCCGGTCATCCGGGCGCGCAGCCCGAACTTACCGCCGGACTCGACGGCCTTCATGAACTCGTCGTTCACGCGGACCGAGTTGTTGGCGTTCTGGTACTGGACGGACGTGATGTCGTCGCCGCCCAGGTCCATGTCGAAGCCCGCGTCACGCAGGGCGCGGATCTTCTCCTCCTCCTTCACCTTGGTCTCGATGAAGTTCTCGATGTCGGGGTGGTCGACGTCGAGAATGACCATCTTGGCCGCGCGGCGGGTGGCGCCACCGGACTTGATCGTTCCGGCGGACGCGTCGGCGCCCCGCATGAAGGAGACCGGTCCCGAGGCGTTGCCGCCGGAGGAGAGGAGCTCCTTGGAGGAGCGGATACGGGAGAGGTTCAGGCCGGCACCGGAGCCGCCCTTGAAGATCATCCCCTCTTCCTTGTACCAGTCGAGGATCGACTCCATGGAGTCGTCGACGGCCAGGATGAAGCAGGCGGAGACCTGCTGCGGCTGGGGAGTGCCGACGTTGAACCAGACCGGCGAGTTGAAGCTGAAGATCTGGTGCAGGAGGGCGTACGCCAGCTCGTGCTCGAAGATCTCGGCGTCCGCGGGAGAGGCGAAGTAGTTGTAGTCCTCGCCGGCCTTCCGGTACGTCTTCACGATCCGGTCGATCAGCTGTCGCAGACCGGTCTCGCGCTGAGGGGTGCCGACAGCCCCACGGAAGTACTTGCTGGTGACGATGTTGACCGCGTTCACCGACCAGAAGTCGGGGAACTCGACGCCACGCTGCTCGAAGTTGATCGAGCCGTCGCGCCAGTTGGTCATGACGACGTCACGGCGCTCCCACGCCACCTCGTCGTACGGATGCACGCCGGGAGTGGTGTGGATGCGCTCGATACGCAGGCCCTGCTTGGTCGCAGTCGACTTGGCTCCCTTGTTGCGGGAACCTCGTGCCGGGCCGCTCGCCGTCTCTGTCATGCCGCCTCCCATATGTGGGCAAAAACGCCCTGAAGTGCCGAGAACTTCCCCGGCACAGTGTGTGTCTGATACTTCGGACGCCGTCATGCGTCATCCGGAGCAGGTCCAGGTGCCGGCCCGCAGCCGATCTTCGGATCAGTGGGGCCGACGAGTGCCGCTCAGTCGGCGGCGACGGCGGGAACGGGAACCTCAAGGGTCTCGCCGGTCCCGCATCCTTGTACGGGAGGCCGTCGCTCGCGGAGTTCCACGATGGCGGCCTCGAAGTCTTCGAGGCTGTCGAACGCCCGGTATACGGACGCGAACCGCAGGTACGCGACGAGGTCGAGCTCCTGCAGGGGGCCGAGGATGGCCAGACCCACGTCGTGAGTGGTCAGCTCGGCGCTGCCGGTGGCGCGCACCGCTTCCTCGACCCGCTGGCCGAGTTTGGCGAGGGCGTCCTCGGTGACCGGCCTTCCCTGGCACGCCTTGCGTACGCCGGAGATGACCTTGGTGCGGCTGAAGGGCTCGGTGACACCGCTGCGCTTGACCACCATGAGCGAGCAGGTCTCCACCGTCGTGAAACGGCGGGAGCAGTCGGGACACTGCCGACGTCGGCGGATCGAGGTCCCGTCGTCGGTGGTGCGACTGTCGACGACCCGGCTGTCGGGGTGCCTGCAGAAGGGGCAGTGCATGGCTCCCAACCCTCCTTCACAGCACGACTGAATAGCCTCTTCAGGCCCGGTGAGGGGCCCTCGAAGCGGTCTCAAGCATAGGCGATGACCGCACCCCCGATGGACGGGGACCACAACCTCTGGGCGGTCGTGACAATCCAACCACTAGATCTTGGGTTTGGCCGCGCATTTGGCCCTGTCGCGTGTCGCGCGCCCCGGGCGGCCGGAAGGCAGCGTACGGCCGACCACGAGGGTACGGGAAGCGGGCGGCGCCACCGATTGCGGGGCGGGCACCCACGGACCGCACCCGGGGGCGCACACGCGGACACGGGTCCACCCCGCGCACCGGCGCCGCGAGCGCGGCCGCTACCGTAATAGTCCGAATTGCCGGTCGGTCCGCACGGGGAAGCCCAAGGGCCGGCCCGACGGCGGAGCGTCCCTCCCAGCCCATACACCCGACCTTGAACACTCGACAGACTTTTATTCGTTTTTCACTCGAACGTGTGTTTGGCGCAACCTTTCGAAAGCTACTACCGTTGTCCAGCTAGGGAGACCATTCGAGAGGGGCCGACGTGACCACCACCGCAGACAGTGCCATCATCACTGCCCAGGACCGCTCCCAGAGCCGACTCGAGCCGGTGCATGCCATGAATGACTCAGTCACGAACACGGAGGGGCCGGAGCCCGCGCGCCCAGCGCGCTCGCTGCCCGGACGACCTCCTGGAATCCGGGCGGACAGCTCGGGGCTCACGGACCGGCAGCGGCGAGTGATCGAGGTCATCCGGGACTCCGTACAACGGCGGGGTTACCCCCCGTCGATGCGGGAGATCGGTCAGGCGGTGGGCCTTTCCAGCACGTCCTCCGTCGCACATCAGCTGATGGCCCTGGAGCGCAAGGGCTTCCTGCGCCGCGACCCCCATCGCCCCCGGGCGTACGAGGTGCGCGGTTCGGACCAGCCGAGCACACAGCCCACGGACACCACCGGCAAGCCCGCGGCATCGTACGTGCCGTTGGTCGGCCGGATCGCGGCCGGTGGGCCGATCCTCGCCGAGGAATCGGTCGAGGACGTGTTCCCCCTCCCCCGCCAGCTGGTCGGGGACGGAGAGCTCTTCGTGCTGAAGGTTGTCGGTGACTCGATGATCGAAGCGGCGATCTGTGACGGGGACTGGGTCACCGTACGACGCCAGCCCGTGGCGGAGAACGGCGACATCGTGGCCGCCATGCTGGACGGCGAGGCCACGGTCAAGCGGTTCAAGCGCGAGGACGGCCATGTGTGGCTGCTCCCGCACAACTCCGCGTACCAGCCGATCCCCGGCGACGAGGCGACGATCCTCGGCAAGGTCGTGGCGGTGCTCCGGCGGGTGTGAAGCCCCGCTCGGTCGGCCGGGGCCCCTGGTATCCGTACAGCGGATACCAGGGGCCCCGGCCGTTTCCTCGCGTCCTGCGCGGGACTAATTCGCGTCGGCCTTGGCCGCCGCGTCGATCGCGGCGAGCGAGCGGCGTGCCTGGTTCGGGTCGGTCGTGTACCAGAAGTCGGGGAGCGAGGCCCGCAGATAGCTGCCGTACCGGGCATTGGCCAGGCGCGGGTCGAGCACCGCGACGACGCCCTTGTCCCCGGTGGCTCGGACGAGCCGGCCGGCTCCCTGGGCCATCAGCAGGGCCGCATGCGTGGCGGCCACGGCCATGAAGCCATTGCCCCCGGCCTCCTCGACCGCCTTCTGCCGAGCGCTCATCAGCGGATCGTCGGGCCGCGGGAACGGAATCCGGTCCATGATCACCAACTGGCAGCTCGCACCGGGGACGTCGACGCCCTGCCAGAGCGAGAGCGTGCCGAAGAGGCAGGTCTCCGGATCGGCCGCGAAATTCTTGATCAGCTCCCCCAGGGTCTCCTCGCCCTGGAGAAGGATCGGCTTCTCCAGCCGGCCCCGCAGCTCCTCGGCGGCGGCCTGGGCCGCCCGCATGGAGGAGAACAGTCCGAGCGTGCGCCCGCCGGCGGCCTCCACCAGCTCGGCGAGCTCGTCCAGCATGTCCGTGCGGGAGCCTTCGCGCCCCGGGGTCGCCAGATGCCGGGCGACGTACAGGATCCCCTGCTTCGGGTAGTCGAAGGGCGAACCGACGTCGAGCCCCTTCCACTGCGGGACGTCATCGCCCGCGGTGCCCTCCGGGGAGAGCCCGAGGGACGCCCCCACCCCGTTGAAGTCCCCGCCGAGCTTGAGCGTGGCCGAGGTGAGGACCACGGAACGGTCGGCGAAGAGCTTCTCGCGCAGCAGCCCGGAGACGGAGAGCGGGGCGACCCGCACGGAGGCACCGAAGCGGTCGTGACGCTCGTACCAGACGACGTCGTACTCGGAGCCCTGTGTGATGCGCTCGGCCACGCCGTGGATCGTCTCGATCGAGGCCATCGCCTGCTTGCGGACGGCGTCCTCGTCCTGGACGGACTTGTCGCGGGTGGAACCGAGCGCGGTGATCACCGTACGAGCGGCGTCGCGCAGCGCCATCAGGGCGTACCCGAGGTCCTCGGGCACTTCCTCCAGCCTGCCGGGCAGGGCCAGCTCCATCACCCGTTCGAAGCCCTCCGAAGCCGTCTGCAGGGCATCGGCGGCCTTCTCGTTGACCAGCTTCGCCGCACGGCGCACCGCGCGGTTGACCTGGCCGGGGGTGAGCTCGCCGGTGGCCACTCCGGTGACCCGGGAGACCAGCTCGTGCGCCTCGTCGACGATCAGCACCTCGTGGCTCGGGAGCACCGGGGCGCCCTCGATGGCGTCGATGGCCAGCAGCGCGTGGTTCGTCACCACCACATCGGCGAGCTTGGCCCGCTCCCTGGCCTGCTCGGCGAAGCACTCGGCCCCGTACGCGCATTTGGTGGCGCCCAGGCACTCGCGGGAGGAGACGGAGATCTGTGCCCAGGCCCGGTCCGAGACACCGGGGGTGAGGTCGTCCCGGTCGCCCGTCTCCGTCTCGTCCGCCCAGTCCCGCATGCGCAGCAGGTCCTGGCCGAGCTTGCTCGACGGGGCCGCCGCCTCGAACTGGTCGAAGAGCCCTTCTTCCTCCTCCTGCGGCACACCTTCATGGAGGCGGTGCAGACAGAGGTAGTTCGACCTGCCCTTGAGCATGGCGAACTGCGGGCGTCGGCGCAGCAGCGGATGCAGGGCGTCGACCGTACGCGGAAGATCGCGCTCCACGAGCTGGCGCTGGAGCGCCAGGGTCGCCGTGGCCACCACGACGCGCTCGCCGTGTGCCAGGGCGGGCACCAGATAGCCGAGCGATTTGCCCGTGCCGGTGCCCGCCTGGACGAGCAGGTGGGAGTGGTCGTCGACCGCCTCGGCGACGGCATCGGCCATGGAGGCCTGGCCGGGTCGCTCCGTACCGCCGACGGCGGTCACGGCGGCGTGCAGGAGCTCGGGGAGGGATGGCTTCGTCATAGCCCGACCAGCCTACGGGGCGCCGCTGACAACAACGGTCACTCCCGGACTCAGGCGGAGAGGTGGAGCGGATTGGCCACCGTGCCGTGGACTGCGGCGTGCGGGCGCTCGGGCCGGTCGCGGTAGCCGTCCAGGTGCAGGCGGTTGCGGTTCAGACAGAGGCGTTCGATGCGGGGCGTCAGCATGTCGAACATCTCGAACCGCTCCTTCAGCTCCGGGAACCGGGCGTGGTGGCGCAGGATCTCCGCCCGGACGAGTGACCAGAATTCGCTCTCCGGGACACCGAGCTGTTCCTCGCAGAGCGGTGACAGGAAGCGGAAGACGCCGGTGAAGAGACCGGAGTGGATGAACTGGGTGAGGAAGGCGGGTTCCTCGGTGAGCAGGACACTCCGCACGTCCTGCGGCATCGTGTCGTGCTCGGGCAGCGGGCGGGCGCTGACGTTCACGTCGTCGACGAAGTCCTTGATCGCCAGGCGTACCGGGACGTCGTGGTCGTCGAAGACGACGATGGCGTTCTCACCGTGCGGGGAGAAGACGGTGCCGTAGCGGTACAGGAAGTGCAGCAGCGGCGGGAGCAGGGCGGCGAAGAGCCGGGTGAGCCAGGCGGTGGGCGTCAGCCCGGAGCGGGCGACCAGCTCGGCGGTGAAGGCGCGGCCCTGCGGATCGGTGTGCAGGAGCGAGGCGAGGGTGCGGGCCCGCTCACCGGGGGCGAGGCGCGGCAGGAGGGGCTCGCGCCAGATCGCTCCGAGGATCTCCTTGAACTGGTACGGCGTCTCCGGGAGGTGGTCGTAGAGCGGATGCTCGACCGTGACCGAGGCGACTTCGCCGAGGAGGATGACGCCGCAGGTGTCGCGCAGGAACGGATCGTTGTCCCGCATCCCCTGCACCCAGCTGGTGACGGCGGGGGCGGCGAGGGTCCGTTCGGTCGGCAGGCCCCGCCAGACCAGCGTGTTGAGGATGGACAGCGGGAGCTTGACCGTGTGCCGGTCGGGCCGTGCCAGGTTGGCGAAGGTGCGAATGGACTGCTGCGGCAGCCGCAGGTCCGGGTCGGCGTGCAGGGGGACGATGTCGCCGGCGGCGATGGCCGGGGCGAACAGGGGAACGATCCACTCGTCCCACTGCCAGGGGTGGACGGGCAGACAGTAGTAGCTGTCCGGGTCCAGGCCCCGGCCGCGCAGCGTGGCGGCGAAGGACGCGCGGACGGCGGGGTCCAGCTCCTGGGCGTAGAGCTGACCGGCGTCGGCGAGCGCACCCACACCCCGGTAGGCGGCGATCCGGGAGGAGACGGCGATCCACGGCAGCGTGACCGGTGTGCGGGCCTCGGGGGTGAAGCGGGCCGCGTCGGTGGCGGAGAAGCCGAGTCGCCCCTTGTTGGCGACGATCCAGGGATGGCCCGTCTGGTGGCCCTCCAGTTCGGCGTAGTCGAGATCGGCCAGCTCTGCGGCGCCGAGTGCGCCGTGGTCGAGGCGGGCGTCGGCGGTGAGCGTGGTGGTGAGCTCGCGGACGAGATGGCCGAGGGTGGCACCGTCCAGCCTGAGAAGGCGGCGGGCGCGGGCGAGGAACAGCAGCGGATCGCGGAAGGGGACGCTGCCCGCGACCTGGTCCGGCGCCGGCGCCGCTGTCCCCGCCTTGCTGCCGGACCCGGCGGTTGCTGCGGCCTCCGTCGCCAAGCTGTCCACCGCGCGGGCGGTCGCTTCGGCCTCCGTCACCGCGCCGTCCACCGCGCGGGCGGTCGCATCCGCCTCCGTCGCCGCGCTGCTCGCCTCGCGGATCGAGTCGGGGGCGACGCGCCAGCTGCCGTAGACCCCCCGCCGGGCGGTGAAGCTCAGGCTGCCGCCGTCGTCGAGCACGAGGGTGTACGTATCGCCCCCGGCGGTTCGTGGAACGGGCTGGACTACTTCCTCGTAGGCGAATTCGCCGAGCATCTTGGCGAGCAGCCGGGCGGCGGCCCGGTCCCAGACCGCCCGGTTCAGTTCCGGGGTGCTGAGCAGCGCCGGCGACTGGGCTGCGTCACGGCTCACGGGATATTTCGGCACGGGGACTCCTCGGGAGGGAACCGGCGGGGTTCGAGCGGTGCGGGCGGGGCAGCGGAAAGTTCACAGCTGGTCACGGTGGGCTCGGTCGCGGACCATCAGCGCGGCCCGCTTGTCCGGGAGTTCGACCTCGGCGGAGTAGCGGAATCCGGCGCCCAGGAAGGCGGAGACTGACGGGGTGTTGCGCAGGTCGGGCTCGGCGACGACCCGTGTGCACCGGGGGCGGTTGTCGAGAACGAGCTCGGAGACGGCCCGCAGGAGGGTGGTCCCGATCCCGTGGCCCCGCTGGTCCGCGTCACCGATGAGGAGATGGATCCCGGTGTCGTGCGGCCGGACCCCGCAGTGACGGGCCAGGGGGTCGAGGTCGGCCCGGTAGATCTCCCAGTAGCTCATCGGGACACCCGAGAGCACGCCCAGACAAGGCACGCTGCGTCCGTCGCCGTCGAGTTGGGGCGTCAGGTGCCCGGCGGTGACGGTCTCGGCTCCGGCGAGTTCCCAGAAGGCCGCGACGGCGGGGTCGTTCATCCAGCGGCTGATCAACGCGAGATCGCGTTCCAGGCGCACGGGGACGAGCTGGAACACTCCGGCCCGGGTCGTGACGGGCTTCCACTCCGCCGGACGGTCGAGCAGACCGGCGTTCCGCGGTCCGCCCTGCGGTCCGCACCGGGGCCCGGGGGCCTCCTCCCCCAGGAGCGCGAGCAGTTCGTCGGTGAGCCGCAGCTCCAGTGTGTCCTCGGCACCCGGCCCGGCCTCGGGAGCGGGGCAGGGTCTGTGGTGGGTGGGCGCATCGGCGGGAGGCACGGTGGCGCTCTCCTCTCTCGTCGCTCGGCGTCCAAGGCCGGGACAGGTTCGGCGCTCGGCGTCCGGGACGGGACGGGTTCGTCGGCCGGGACGCCGGCCGGGACGTTCAACGGTCGGCGTCCCGGCCGGCACGGGGTGGGGTGGGGTGGGTTCCTCAGCCGCACAGGGGGTTGGCGATGGTGACGTACACGGACTGGGTGTCCACCGGTCCGACGAGTTCGTCGAGGCCGCGCAGGCGCGTCAGCATGTTGGCCTTGCAGCGCAGGCGGGGGGTTTCCAACAGCTGTGCGGGGAGCGGGGATCCCAGTGCGGTCGCCGATCCCAGGAAGCGCCGGAAGGCGGCGAGGAGCACCTGCTCGTCGGCGAGCTGCTGGGCGCCGAACGCCCCGATCAGTCCGAACACGTTGTTGATGCCGAGGTAGTACGCGAAGCGTTCGTCGGTGACGGCGTCGGAGACGAAGGTGTCGCTGACCGATCCGATGCCGGGGAGCCTGCGGTCGAGAGAGGCGCGGTGTGAGTCACGGAAGTAGT
This genomic interval from Streptomyces sp. NBC_00464 contains the following:
- the nrdR gene encoding transcriptional regulator NrdR gives rise to the protein MHCPFCRHPDSRVVDSRTTDDGTSIRRRRQCPDCSRRFTTVETCSLMVVKRSGVTEPFSRTKVISGVRKACQGRPVTEDALAKLGQRVEEAVRATGSAELTTHDVGLAILGPLQELDLVAYLRFASVYRAFDSLEDFEAAIVELRERRPPVQGCGTGETLEVPVPAVAAD
- a CDS encoding IucA/IucC family protein, whose protein sequence is MPKYPVSRDAAQSPALLSTPELNRAVWDRAAARLLAKMLGEFAYEEVVQPVPRTAGGDTYTLVLDDGGSLSFTARRGVYGSWRVAPDSIREASSAATEADATARAVDGAVTEAEATARAVDSLATEAAATAGSGSKAGTAAPAPDQVAGSVPFRDPLLFLARARRLLRLDGATLGHLVRELTTTLTADARLDHGALGAAELADLDYAELEGHQTGHPWIVANKGRLGFSATDAARFTPEARTPVTLPWIAVSSRIAAYRGVGALADAGQLYAQELDPAVRASFAATLRGRGLDPDSYYCLPVHPWQWDEWIVPLFAPAIAAGDIVPLHADPDLRLPQQSIRTFANLARPDRHTVKLPLSILNTLVWRGLPTERTLAAPAVTSWVQGMRDNDPFLRDTCGVILLGEVASVTVEHPLYDHLPETPYQFKEILGAIWREPLLPRLAPGERARTLASLLHTDPQGRAFTAELVARSGLTPTAWLTRLFAALLPPLLHFLYRYGTVFSPHGENAIVVFDDHDVPVRLAIKDFVDDVNVSARPLPEHDTMPQDVRSVLLTEEPAFLTQFIHSGLFTGVFRFLSPLCEEQLGVPESEFWSLVRAEILRHHARFPELKERFEMFDMLTPRIERLCLNRNRLHLDGYRDRPERPHAAVHGTVANPLHLSA
- the lexA gene encoding transcriptional repressor LexA, with protein sequence MTTTADSAIITAQDRSQSRLEPVHAMNDSVTNTEGPEPARPARSLPGRPPGIRADSSGLTDRQRRVIEVIRDSVQRRGYPPSMREIGQAVGLSSTSSVAHQLMALERKGFLRRDPHRPRAYEVRGSDQPSTQPTDTTGKPAASYVPLVGRIAAGGPILAEESVEDVFPLPRQLVGDGELFVLKVVGDSMIEAAICDGDWVTVRRQPVAENGDIVAAMLDGEATVKRFKREDGHVWLLPHNSAYQPIPGDEATILGKVVAVLRRV
- a CDS encoding GNAT family N-acetyltransferase, coding for MPPADAPTHHRPCPAPEAGPGAEDTLELRLTDELLALLGEEAPGPRCGPQGGPRNAGLLDRPAEWKPVTTRAGVFQLVPVRLERDLALISRWMNDPAVAAFWELAGAETVTAGHLTPQLDGDGRSVPCLGVLSGVPMSYWEIYRADLDPLARHCGVRPHDTGIHLLIGDADQRGHGIGTTLLRAVSELVLDNRPRCTRVVAEPDLRNTPSVSAFLGAGFRYSAEVELPDKRAALMVRDRAHRDQL
- a CDS encoding vitamin B12-dependent ribonucleotide reductase, which codes for MTETASGPARGSRNKGAKSTATKQGLRIERIHTTPGVHPYDEVAWERRDVVMTNWRDGSINFEQRGVEFPDFWSVNAVNIVTSKYFRGAVGTPQRETGLRQLIDRIVKTYRKAGEDYNYFASPADAEIFEHELAYALLHQIFSFNSPVWFNVGTPQPQQVSACFILAVDDSMESILDWYKEEGMIFKGGSGAGLNLSRIRSSKELLSSGGNASGPVSFMRGADASAGTIKSGGATRRAAKMVILDVDHPDIENFIETKVKEEEKIRALRDAGFDMDLGGDDITSVQYQNANNSVRVNDEFMKAVESGGKFGLRARMTGDVIEEVEAKSLFRKMAEAAWACADPGIQYDDTINAWHTCPESGRINGSNPCSEYMHLDNTSCNLASLNLMKFLKDDGLGNQSFESERFAKVVELVITAMDISICFADFPTEKIGENTRAFRQLGIGYANLGALLMATGHAYDSDGGRALAGAITSLMTGTSYKRSAELAAVVGPYDGYARNAEPHQRVMKQHADANAVAVHADDLDNPVWAAATEAWQDVIRLGAKNGFRNAQASVIAPTGTIGLAMSCDTTGLEPDLALVKFKKLVGGGSMQIVNGTVPQALRRLGYQEEQIEAVVAHIAENGNVIDAPGLKTEHYEVFDCAMGERSISAMGHVRMMAAIQPWISGALSKTVNLPETATVEDVEEVYFEAWKMGVKALAIYRDNCKVGQPLSAKTKEKEKEAVTAKAEDTIRTAVEKVVEYRPVRKRLPKGRPGITTSFTVGGAEGYMTANSYPDDGLGEVFLKMSKQGSTLAGMMDAFSIAVSVGLQYGVPLETYVSKFTNMRFEPAGMTDDPDVRMAQSIVDYIFRRLALDFLPFETRSALGIHSAEERQRHLDTGSYEPTFEEEQLEAESLAQSAPVRQPEPLKAVAPVQEAGTPAPKTAHTSAELVEMQLGISADAPLCFSCGTKMQRAGSCYICEGCGSTSGCS
- a CDS encoding ATP-dependent DNA helicase, with translation MTKPSLPELLHAAVTAVGGTERPGQASMADAVAEAVDDHSHLLVQAGTGTGKSLGYLVPALAHGERVVVATATLALQRQLVERDLPRTVDALHPLLRRRPQFAMLKGRSNYLCLHRLHEGVPQEEEEGLFDQFEAAAPSSKLGQDLLRMRDWADETETGDRDDLTPGVSDRAWAQISVSSRECLGATKCAYGAECFAEQARERAKLADVVVTNHALLAIDAIEGAPVLPSHEVLIVDEAHELVSRVTGVATGELTPGQVNRAVRRAAKLVNEKAADALQTASEGFERVMELALPGRLEEVPEDLGYALMALRDAARTVITALGSTRDKSVQDEDAVRKQAMASIETIHGVAERITQGSEYDVVWYERHDRFGASVRVAPLSVSGLLREKLFADRSVVLTSATLKLGGDFNGVGASLGLSPEGTAGDDVPQWKGLDVGSPFDYPKQGILYVARHLATPGREGSRTDMLDELAELVEAAGGRTLGLFSSMRAAQAAAEELRGRLEKPILLQGEETLGELIKNFAADPETCLFGTLSLWQGVDVPGASCQLVIMDRIPFPRPDDPLMSARQKAVEEAGGNGFMAVAATHAALLMAQGAGRLVRATGDKGVVAVLDPRLANARYGSYLRASLPDFWYTTDPNQARRSLAAIDAAAKADAN